The genomic stretch TAGCAGTTATTTTATTGAGGAACGCTGTGAAGCCCGATACGGTTGCCTTCTGTGTCCATTATCACCGCCATAAAACCATACTCAGGACTTATTTCCGTTTTAGGCAACAGAATGCTTCCACCTGCCCCCTGCACTTTATCCAGTACATGCTGTACATCCGGGTTGCCATTCAGGTAAATTAACGGCCCCTCGGTTGCAGATGCTTTATGAAAGCCGCCGCTGTCGACCAGGGCCCCCCCAACCTGGGTCATCATATCATCCAGGGGAAACATGCGCATTTTGATATTAGGCATATCCATTGGCATCATACTTATACCAAAGATGGCTTCATAAAATTTTTGTGCCCGGTCAATGTCGGTGGTTGGTATTTCAAACCAGCTGATTGCATTGTTCATTGTGTTTGTTTTATTTTATTACAGATCGTAAGAATTTGGTCTTCCCCCAGTTCCAGTGCTTTAAAATCTCCTGCTTCTTCTTTGATCATCGTTGCGGTTCCCATCATACTGAAGTATTTAAAGCGGTGTTCCAGTTTTAATATTACCCCTCCGCCGGCTTTTTCTCCATAAATATCCCAGTTATAGGCCCTGTGTTTCTGGTACGTGGAAGGGGATACTTTTTTTTCTTTACTAATATAGTATTTAACCCATGAATTCATTTTCTGCAGTTCCAGCACCGAACAGTTTTGTTCCAGCACCTTTTCCCCGGTATCATATAATCTCCAGCTGATGACGGAGTCTGTTGCAACCGTATAGTCTTCGCATTCATAGCCTAGGCCGTTGCTTCCTGCTGATACGGCCTTACCCAGTCTGCCGGAATAATAGTAAACAGTTGTGTCTTTCCCCAGGAATTGGCTTTGGTAATCATCCAGGTCGTACCTGAAAATACTCTTTACAGGCCTTGCGTTTGAAAGCGAATCCGCATTGACTGAGTCGCTGCTGTACGTATACGCGTATTCAATCAGCCCGGTAAAGTATTTTTCACCGCTTTTGTCCCTGCACCCGGCATGAACAAACAAAACGAGCAGCATATAAATATAACCATTCTTCATTTTATTCTCCGGTATTCCAGGTCGTATTCGGTTGCCCAGGTAGCTCCCTTGTCTTTTGATATCTCCCCATGCTGCCGGAGCTTTACCGGGTCCAGGTTTGTAAATGTTATTTTCCGTATGGCCATGGTATCCTTATTGAACTTAAAAGGAGAAGAGCTGAAGATGATCTTATTCTCTTCAAACTTTCCCTGCAGGTATTCATTGCTTCCCCCGGTATTATCCACCCAAGTCTGTTGCCATTGCCTGGTGGCGGCATTATACGTGTTAAAGCTTTTACCGGCATAACGAAGACCCTGCTGCAGCGATGCGCTGGTCCATTCTTCCAGGATAACGCAACTGTCCAGGATCAGGCTGATCTTACTGTCGCCGGCTTTCTTCCCGTTTACTCCAAAAGCCTCCCATTCGCCGATCCAGAAATCAAATTGCCTGTATTCCGGCCGGCTGCAGGGGAGTTTGCCACTTTGTGCATTTGCTGCAGAGATCAGCGTACTGAGAATAAGGAGTGTAATTAGCTTTTGCATGTTCGTTTTTTAGTGCAGACAATAATCTGGTTCATTCTGCTTCCCTGCCGGTCAAGCTATGCACCCGTTCATCATTTAATTGCGCCCGGGGTAACTGCTCGTTTTCTATGCCTTTGGTTTCCCGTTGTTCAGCCCGGTTGCCGGTTGCCTCATTTTATTTCAAAGTAAGAAATTTAAAATAACCCGGAACGGATTTATGACAAGCGGCGATGCAACGGCCCGGTTTTTTCCATAAACATTTATTTACGGTTCGTTTACCATTTTTTAACAACTGAATTGTGCAAACCAAAAGGCAAATTCATCCTAGAAGCAAATCAACTGTTATGCAATTGCCTTCCCTGTTTACAGATGCCCGTTATTTCCAGATCATCTTCCAATCTGCTTTTTTAAGCTATGGCCTCTTCTTTCTTCATTGGGATAATGAAGCATGGCTGTACGCTACTTATTTTATTACCAGCCTCATCACACAGTTCGTTTGTGAACGGGTATTGGGCAAAAAAAATATTCCGTTATGGCAACGGTATAAAAAAGGCATTCCCTCTGTGCTGATATCATCCTTCGGATTAAGCCTGCTGCTGAAAACAAATGACCCCTGGGTGGCTGTGCTGGCAGCGGTTGTTTCCATTCTTTCCAAATTCATCATCCGCATTAAAGGCAAACATATTTTTAATCCTTCAGCGCTTGGAATCACTGTTGCTGTGCTTCTCACGGGCAATGCCTGGATAAGCCCCGGCCAATGGGGAAGCGGGGCAGTAATATTGTTTGGGGTTTGCAGTTTAGGGTTTGTAGTTACCACAAGGGTTCAGAAACTGGATGTGAGTCTTTCATTCCTGGGAACATTTGCTGCCCTGCTGTTCATAAGGCAGGTCATTTATTTAGGGTGGCCGATGGATCATTTCATTCAATCGGTGAGTACCGGCAGCTTATTACTTTTCTCTTTCTTTATGATCACGGATCCAAGAACAACACCCAATCATAGTGTGGTAAGAATATTGTGGAGTGCTGCCATCGCTGCTGTCGCATTTTACTTAAGTGCTTTTAAATTCATGAACGGTGCTCCCATATTCGTGCTGGTGCTTGCACAGCCTCTGGTACCCCTGCTTGATATACTGTTCAGGGCCCGGAAGTTTGAATGGGGATCTTCAAAAAAATTTACACCGCAGGAAGCGGAATTCCTGCAAACGGTCTACAGCAGGTCAGTTATGTAATTATTCAACTCAAAAAATAAATTATGAAAAAGAAAATTCTGATCATCGGGGGATTTATTGTCCTGTCGCCGGTATTGTACTCCTTCTGCGGGTTTTATGTGAGCAAGGCCGACGGCACGTTAAAGAACAAGACCAGCCAGGTCAT from Chitinophagaceae bacterium encodes the following:
- a CDS encoding VOC family protein; translation: MNNAISWFEIPTTDIDRAQKFYEAIFGISMMPMDMPNIKMRMFPLDDMMTQVGGALVDSGGFHKASATEGPLIYLNGNPDVQHVLDKVQGAGGSILLPKTEISPEYGFMAVIMDTEGNRIGLHSVPQ
- a CDS encoding RnfABCDGE type electron transport complex subunit D, with protein sequence MQLPSLFTDARYFQIIFQSAFLSYGLFFLHWDNEAWLYATYFITSLITQFVCERVLGKKNIPLWQRYKKGIPSVLISSFGLSLLLKTNDPWVAVLAAVVSILSKFIIRIKGKHIFNPSALGITVAVLLTGNAWISPGQWGSGAVILFGVCSLGFVVTTRVQKLDVSLSFLGTFAALLFIRQVIYLGWPMDHFIQSVSTGSLLLFSFFMITDPRTTPNHSVVRILWSAAIAAVAFYLSAFKFMNGAPIFVLVLAQPLVPLLDILFRARKFEWGSSKKFTPQEAEFLQTVYSRSVM